Proteins from a genomic interval of uncultured Desulfuromusa sp.:
- a CDS encoding class I adenylate-forming enzyme family protein: protein MFLDCPTLIHQFLENSAERFPDKVALVHEDIRATYTEINTEANQLASWLIEQGVTPGDRVVLLLENSLEYVVAYYGVLKAGAVAVPLNTELKPDGMLPLLKELEAQVLLSQRKFERLLRQVDFADTKIRTALIKSPKLDLNHEISVHSWDDQIGDDDCVDLNLAIRADHLGSIIYTSGSTGRPKGVMLTHGNIVANVTSICQYLNLTDKDIQMVVQPFFYVMGKSLLNTHVAVGGRVIINNKFAYPATVIQQMIIEKVTGFSGVPSTYAHLLHQSPLAASRAELTSLRYCSQAGGHMAATNKLKLMEILPEKTDLVVMYGATEASARLAYVEPEMLSGKIDSIGKGIPGVTLKVLDTKGNEVLIGDVGELVATGDNIMQGYWKNESATAEALSEHGYHTGDLAYRDEDGYFFVVGRKDNQLKVSGHRINTQEIEDVIVASGLAIDVVVLGIPDPLLENRLVAVVVATSDAESKSIIAFCAKRLPTYKLPQAILFVDSLPKSASGKIDRKRCEQLIAAEPSWDLF from the coding sequence ATGTTTTTAGATTGTCCGACACTCATACATCAATTCTTGGAGAACAGCGCCGAGCGTTTCCCGGACAAGGTCGCTCTGGTTCACGAGGACATCCGTGCAACCTACACAGAGATCAACACCGAGGCAAACCAGTTGGCTTCGTGGTTAATCGAACAGGGTGTAACTCCCGGTGATCGGGTTGTTCTTCTTCTTGAGAACAGTCTGGAATACGTTGTTGCCTACTATGGTGTTTTAAAAGCCGGCGCTGTGGCTGTTCCATTGAATACTGAACTGAAACCGGATGGTATGCTTCCATTGTTAAAAGAGCTGGAAGCTCAGGTTTTGTTGTCACAGCGTAAATTTGAGCGTTTGCTGCGTCAGGTTGACTTTGCTGACACTAAGATCCGCACTGCTCTCATCAAGAGCCCCAAGCTTGATCTGAATCATGAAATATCTGTTCACAGCTGGGATGACCAGATTGGTGATGATGATTGTGTTGATTTGAACCTTGCTATCAGAGCGGATCATCTTGGGAGTATTATCTATACTTCCGGATCGACTGGTCGACCCAAAGGGGTGATGCTGACTCATGGTAATATTGTCGCTAACGTCACATCAATCTGTCAGTATCTTAACTTGACTGATAAAGATATACAGATGGTTGTGCAGCCCTTTTTCTATGTCATGGGCAAGTCCCTGCTGAATACTCATGTCGCTGTAGGTGGTCGTGTGATCATCAATAACAAGTTCGCTTATCCAGCAACAGTGATTCAACAGATGATTATTGAAAAGGTGACCGGTTTTTCCGGTGTGCCCTCAACCTATGCACACCTTCTTCACCAATCACCGCTGGCAGCATCGCGCGCTGAATTGACATCATTACGCTACTGTTCGCAGGCCGGTGGTCATATGGCTGCGACGAATAAGCTGAAGTTGATGGAGATCCTGCCGGAAAAAACAGATCTGGTTGTTATGTATGGCGCTACCGAAGCTTCAGCTCGGTTAGCTTATGTTGAACCGGAGATGTTGTCAGGGAAGATAGATTCCATTGGCAAGGGGATTCCAGGGGTGACGCTCAAGGTTCTGGACACAAAAGGGAACGAAGTGCTGATCGGTGATGTGGGTGAACTGGTTGCTACAGGTGATAACATCATGCAAGGTTACTGGAAAAATGAAAGTGCTACAGCAGAAGCACTTAGTGAGCATGGCTATCACACTGGCGATCTGGCTTATCGAGATGAAGATGGTTATTTCTTTGTTGTCGGACGTAAAGATAATCAGCTAAAAGTCAGTGGTCACAGAATTAACACCCAGGAAATCGAAGATGTGATTGTTGCCTCGGGATTAGCGATTGATGTTGTCGTGCTGGGAATACCTGACCCATTACTTGAAAACAGACTGGTTGCTGTTGTTGTAGCGACTTCTGATGCAGAGAGTAAGTCAATTATTGCTTTCTGTGCCAAGCGACTGCCCACATACAAACTTCCACAAGCAATCCTATTTGTCGACTCTTTGCCGAAAAGTGCTAGCGGGAAGATTGACCGGAAACGTTGTGAACAGTTAATAGCCGCAGAGCCATCTTGGGATCTTTTTTGA
- the nadE gene encoding NAD(+) synthase — translation MTKPAFTKDILKLDAEQEVERITSKLRNLMKNTIKRRGIVLGLSGGIDSSVTCALAVKAFGPKKVFGLHMPERHSSDETLSLSTSVSDHFGIESAHENISGILEAVGFYQRYDAAVKSVIPDYGNSWKSKIVIPNVIESTEFSLFSVVAQSPDGEIQKVRLPLKAYLEILAATNFKQRTRKMLEYYHADRLNFAVAGTPNRLEYDQGFFVKLGDGAADVKPIAHLYKTQVYQLAEYLGVPTDIRKRPPTTDTYSLPQGQDEFYFSLPHDRMDLCLYGKNNGYSTAEVGEVLELTPEQVQRVYDDIDTKRSTTRYLHLHGLLVGDVPEIK, via the coding sequence ATGACAAAACCAGCTTTCACAAAAGATATTCTGAAGCTCGATGCAGAACAAGAAGTCGAAAGAATAACATCAAAATTACGCAATTTGATGAAAAACACAATCAAACGGCGTGGTATTGTTCTTGGACTTTCGGGTGGTATCGACAGCAGTGTCACCTGCGCCTTGGCAGTCAAAGCCTTTGGACCCAAAAAGGTTTTTGGTTTGCACATGCCCGAACGTCACTCTTCTGATGAGACTCTTTCTCTCAGTACCAGTGTTTCTGATCACTTTGGAATTGAATCTGCACATGAAAATATTTCTGGAATTTTAGAAGCGGTAGGATTCTATCAGCGCTATGATGCTGCCGTTAAAAGTGTCATTCCTGACTATGGCAACAGCTGGAAATCCAAAATTGTCATTCCCAATGTGATCGAATCGACTGAGTTTTCACTCTTCTCCGTCGTAGCGCAATCCCCTGATGGTGAAATTCAAAAAGTCAGATTACCACTCAAGGCTTATCTGGAAATTCTTGCAGCGACCAACTTTAAACAGAGAACACGAAAAATGTTGGAATACTACCATGCAGATCGTCTCAACTTCGCTGTCGCAGGAACCCCTAATAGACTTGAATATGATCAAGGCTTCTTCGTGAAACTGGGTGATGGCGCGGCAGATGTCAAGCCGATTGCTCATCTCTACAAGACTCAGGTTTATCAATTAGCTGAATACCTTGGTGTTCCCACCGACATTCGCAAACGACCACCGACCACCGATACCTATTCATTGCCACAAGGTCAGGATGAGTTTTATTTCTCGTTGCCACACGATCGTATGGATCTGTGCCTATATGGGAAGAACAATGGTTATTCAACTGCCGAGGTAGGTGAGGTTCTGGAACTGACTCCAGAGCAGGTTCAGCGAGTTTACGATGATATTGATACCAAGCGCAGCACAACGAGATATCTGCATTTGCATGGATTGTTGGTGGGTGATGTTCCGGAGATTAAATAA
- a CDS encoding acyl carrier protein — translation MSDVKNKIRTFIVENYLFGDDEGLEENTSFLDEGIVDSTGILELIEFISEEFSITVEDDELIPENLDSINNVTAFIGRKTS, via the coding sequence ATGTCAGATGTAAAAAACAAGATCAGAACATTCATTGTTGAAAACTATCTTTTTGGCGATGATGAAGGATTAGAAGAGAACACCTCTTTTCTGGACGAAGGGATTGTTGATTCAACCGGAATTCTGGAGCTGATTGAATTTATCAGTGAAGAATTTTCTATCACGGTAGAAGATGATGAGCTGATTCCGGAGAATCTTGATTCGATTAATAATGTTACTGCTTTTATCGGGAGAAAAACTAGTTAG
- a CDS encoding exosortase C-terminal domain/associated protein EpsI, translating into MRKVNSVQLLVLIVCLFVVGALTYWRPQGRTVHNRQPLEQALSVMDDWKKTGNSSLSSAIVQELKLDDYVFQTYTNQQDSVTLYVGYYYSGKKVGAAHDPQVCYPGQGWKLSGKEQRSQQINNYKKLEYSRIVAELEDKKEEIFYWFQVDDRSASGTLQQKLLLFKKKFFNQGEGNAFVRISTSLNNKSEQQAEELILGFIDDFYPAFVNHISGPI; encoded by the coding sequence ATGCGAAAAGTAAATTCTGTTCAGTTACTGGTTCTGATTGTTTGTCTCTTTGTTGTCGGTGCTTTAACTTACTGGCGTCCGCAAGGGCGTACCGTTCATAACAGGCAACCACTGGAACAAGCTTTGAGTGTTATGGATGATTGGAAAAAGACTGGTAACAGTTCTCTGTCGTCCGCCATTGTCCAGGAACTTAAGCTGGATGACTACGTTTTCCAAACCTATACAAATCAGCAAGATTCAGTAACCCTTTATGTCGGTTATTATTATTCGGGTAAAAAAGTTGGTGCTGCCCATGATCCTCAGGTCTGTTATCCTGGACAGGGGTGGAAGCTATCCGGCAAAGAACAGCGCAGCCAACAAATAAACAATTATAAAAAATTAGAATATTCTCGAATTGTGGCAGAACTGGAAGATAAAAAGGAGGAAATATTCTACTGGTTCCAGGTTGATGACAGAAGTGCATCAGGCACATTGCAACAAAAACTACTTCTTTTTAAGAAAAAGTTTTTCAATCAAGGTGAAGGAAATGCTTTTGTCAGGATCAGTACCTCGCTGAATAATAAAAGTGAACAACAAGCTGAAGAATTGATTCTGGGGTTCATCGATGATTTCTATCCAGCTTTTGTAAATCATATTTCTGGGCCAATATAA
- the asnB gene encoding asparagine synthase (glutamine-hydrolyzing): MCGIAGIFTARQVDQNTEDTVAKMITMLRHRGPDESGLYRDGDICLGHARLSILGLECGVQPISNADESLWIVYNGEVFNYLELQEDLIQKGYQFTTGTDTEVVLAMYQEYGSDCLSHFNGQFAIAIWDRPKKELFLARDRVGIRPLFYTIQGGKFRFASEIKAIFADPEVTRSIDSESLSQIFTFWTTITPKTAFKNIFELPSGHFMTVSEQGVSAPKAYWQIPYATPDDTWQRTFAEAKEQLKELLTDAIRLRLRADVPVGAYLSGGLDSSILTSLIAKNFNNHLRTFSLSFQESNFDESVYQKEMVRHLGTKHSDVRVSNEQVRDNFSQVIWQCEKPLLRTGPVPLFSLSKLVRDSQFKVVLTGEGADEIFGGYNIFKEAKLRRFWARQPDSKWRPLLVERLYPYIFKDPARARMFLQKFFAVKAEDLVDPFFSHQIRWRNSGKNKTFFSARMQAELTNYDPYSSLVDRLPKTFSTQDSFSKAQFLEMDIFLSNYLLSSQGDRVGMGNSIELRVPFLDHRVIEFASKLPAHWKIKGLNEKYILKEAFKGLVPDNILIRAKQPYRAPIKESFLTDDSSSFIHDLLSRDAINQAGYFDAKKVSFLRKKFTTESKQPANEVQNMALVGILSTQLLHQQFVEDFDPRKIEPVVPDRLVRK, encoded by the coding sequence ATGTGTGGTATAGCAGGAATCTTTACAGCGAGACAGGTGGATCAGAACACCGAAGACACTGTTGCCAAGATGATCACTATGCTTCGTCATCGGGGTCCAGATGAGTCAGGACTCTATCGTGATGGAGATATTTGCCTTGGTCACGCACGTTTAAGTATTCTTGGTTTAGAATGTGGTGTGCAGCCAATTTCAAACGCTGATGAATCCTTGTGGATTGTCTATAACGGAGAGGTCTTTAATTATCTTGAATTACAAGAAGATCTAATCCAGAAAGGGTATCAATTCACAACGGGTACCGATACCGAAGTTGTTCTGGCTATGTATCAGGAGTATGGCTCCGATTGCCTTTCGCATTTCAACGGTCAATTTGCAATTGCTATATGGGACCGCCCCAAAAAAGAACTTTTCCTCGCCCGGGACCGGGTCGGAATTCGACCGCTATTCTACACGATACAAGGTGGAAAGTTCAGGTTTGCGTCTGAAATTAAAGCTATTTTTGCCGATCCGGAAGTAACTCGTTCCATTGATTCTGAATCACTCAGTCAGATATTTACTTTTTGGACTACAATTACCCCCAAGACTGCTTTCAAGAATATCTTTGAGTTGCCTTCTGGACATTTTATGACTGTCAGTGAGCAGGGTGTTTCTGCTCCCAAAGCGTATTGGCAGATTCCTTATGCGACTCCTGATGATACTTGGCAGAGAACTTTTGCTGAAGCTAAAGAACAATTAAAAGAACTCCTGACCGATGCTATCCGTTTGCGTTTGCGGGCTGATGTTCCGGTGGGTGCTTATCTCAGTGGTGGGTTGGACTCCTCCATTTTAACCTCACTTATCGCTAAAAACTTCAATAATCACTTGAGGACTTTTTCCTTGAGTTTTCAGGAAAGTAATTTTGACGAATCAGTTTATCAAAAGGAGATGGTTCGTCATCTCGGCACAAAACATAGTGACGTTCGCGTGTCGAATGAACAAGTTCGAGATAACTTCTCTCAGGTCATCTGGCAATGTGAGAAACCACTATTGCGCACCGGTCCCGTCCCGTTGTTTTCTTTGTCAAAACTGGTCAGGGACAGTCAGTTTAAAGTTGTTTTGACCGGGGAAGGGGCGGATGAAATTTTTGGTGGCTATAATATATTCAAAGAAGCAAAATTGCGTCGTTTCTGGGCCCGTCAGCCTGATTCCAAATGGCGTCCATTATTGGTGGAACGACTTTATCCCTATATATTCAAGGATCCTGCTCGTGCGAGAATGTTTCTACAAAAATTCTTTGCAGTGAAAGCAGAAGATCTTGTTGATCCGTTTTTTTCACACCAGATTCGTTGGCGCAATAGTGGGAAAAATAAAACCTTCTTTTCGGCTAGGATGCAAGCAGAATTGACGAACTATGATCCGTATTCTTCACTTGTGGATCGGTTGCCAAAAACATTTAGTACGCAAGATTCGTTTTCAAAAGCACAGTTTCTCGAAATGGATATTTTTCTCTCAAACTATTTGCTGTCTTCCCAAGGTGATAGAGTGGGGATGGGAAATTCAATTGAACTTCGCGTCCCTTTCCTCGATCACCGGGTCATTGAATTCGCGTCTAAGCTTCCCGCACACTGGAAAATTAAAGGTTTGAATGAAAAATATATTCTGAAAGAAGCCTTTAAAGGGCTTGTACCGGACAACATTCTTATCCGTGCTAAACAACCATACCGGGCGCCGATAAAAGAATCTTTTTTGACCGATGATTCTAGCTCGTTTATTCATGATCTTTTGTCCCGTGATGCAATTAATCAAGCAGGATACTTTGATGCAAAAAAGGTTTCTTTTTTACGTAAAAAATTCACAACTGAATCGAAACAGCCAGCAAATGAAGTGCAAAATATGGCTTTAGTTGGGATCTTGTCGACACAGTTGTTGCACCAGCAGTTTGTTGAAGATTTCGATCCACGGAAGATAGAACCGGTGGTTCCAGATCGATTGGTGAGAAAATAA
- a CDS encoding XrtA system polysaccharide deacetylase, with amino-acid sequence MNTIKNYMTIDVEDYFHVSAFEKLSPPDSWAGRECRVERNMDTVLNSLDLRNIKATFFILGWVAERYPHIAKLINSQGHEVASHGYLHQRVALQDRETYRQDIRRGKALLEDQIGVPVLGYRAPSYSITRQTSWAFDELIEAGFEYDSSIFPMQHDFYGIPDWPRFAGYAVKNGDQWEDRPSLSEEQVGIREIPITTLRLGNRNLPIAGGGYFRLLPYAATRWGLKHINEKEQQPFVFYLHPWEFDPEQPRMEGASAKSRFRHYLNLNKTKQRFERLLDDFEFQPIAAGLGLGNN; translated from the coding sequence TTGAATACCATTAAAAACTACATGACCATCGACGTTGAAGACTACTTCCATGTTTCGGCCTTCGAAAAGCTGTCACCGCCTGATTCATGGGCTGGGAGAGAGTGTCGGGTTGAGCGTAACATGGACACTGTTCTTAATTCGCTCGACTTAAGAAATATCAAAGCGACTTTTTTTATTCTCGGTTGGGTTGCCGAACGTTATCCCCATATCGCCAAATTGATTAACAGTCAAGGTCACGAAGTTGCCAGTCATGGATATCTGCATCAACGTGTTGCTTTACAGGATCGGGAAACCTATCGACAGGATATCAGGCGTGGAAAAGCGCTTTTGGAAGATCAAATCGGAGTTCCTGTGCTAGGCTACCGTGCTCCGAGCTATTCAATTACTCGCCAGACATCATGGGCTTTTGATGAGCTGATTGAGGCAGGTTTTGAATATGATTCCAGCATTTTTCCGATGCAGCATGATTTTTATGGAATTCCCGATTGGCCCCGTTTTGCAGGTTACGCTGTAAAAAATGGTGATCAGTGGGAGGATCGCCCCTCGTTATCTGAAGAACAAGTGGGTATTCGTGAAATCCCCATTACAACTCTGCGATTAGGGAACAGAAACCTACCTATTGCTGGTGGGGGTTATTTCCGCCTGCTTCCATATGCTGCGACGCGCTGGGGCCTGAAGCATATCAATGAAAAGGAGCAGCAACCTTTTGTTTTTTACTTGCATCCCTGGGAGTTCGATCCGGAACAACCGCGAATGGAAGGTGCAAGTGCCAAGAGTCGGTTCAGGCATTATTTGAATCTGAATAAAACCAAACAGCGCTTTGAGCGACTGCTCGATGATTTTGAGTTTCAACCAATTGCAGCTGGATTGGGACTGGGTAATAACTAA
- a CDS encoding GxxExxY protein produces MNENEIGTVVVDCSINLHKELGPGLLENVYETLLAYELESRGLKVERQVSIPLNYKGIDFKESFRADLLIEGKVVLEMKSIEHVSNAHKKQLLTYMKLMDCKLGYLLNFGEALMVDGITRTLNGFID; encoded by the coding sequence ATGAACGAGAATGAAATTGGTACGGTTGTTGTTGATTGTTCAATCAATTTGCATAAAGAGCTTGGGCCAGGATTGCTTGAGAATGTTTATGAAACGTTACTTGCTTACGAGCTTGAATCACGAGGGTTGAAAGTTGAACGTCAGGTTTCAATACCACTTAACTACAAAGGAATTGATTTTAAGGAATCTTTCCGGGCAGATCTTCTTATTGAAGGCAAAGTTGTTCTAGAAATGAAATCAATAGAGCACGTGTCAAATGCACATAAAAAACAGCTTTTAACATATATGAAGTTAATGGACTGTAAGCTTGGTTATTTGCTTAACTTTGGTGAAGCTTTGATGGTTGATGGAATTACCAGAACACTCAACGGTTTTATAGATTAA
- a CDS encoding glycosyltransferase family 2 protein — translation MEAVFILSLLLIIYVYLGYPLIVSFLSRLRHNPVNKSARRPKVTILIAAFNEAKVIAATIDNKLTLDYPSGKLEIIVISDESTDGTDEIVHSYADQGVRLIRQEPRAGKTSALNLAVPQATGEIIVFSDANSLYDGQALKKLVSNFGDKSVGYVSGKMIYTDVDGTTNGDGCSAYMKYENVLRAAESDLGSIVGVDGGIDAMRKKLYRSMNADQLPDFVQPLMVVEQGYRVVYEPKAILKESSLDNAADEYRMRVRVSLRAMWALYDMRHLLSFRNKSLFSWQLWSHKVLRYLCFIPLLSVFLSNLFLLGTNMFFTLFLGLQVCAYTVAFSPSLFEGRGVFSKIVTFIRYFVLLNVATAHAFLKFMLRQKQVIWTPRKG, via the coding sequence TTGGAAGCAGTTTTCATTTTGTCGCTGTTGCTGATAATTTATGTGTATCTGGGCTATCCGTTGATCGTCTCTTTTCTATCACGGTTGCGTCATAATCCGGTTAACAAGAGTGCCCGTCGACCAAAGGTCACTATTCTGATCGCCGCTTTCAATGAAGCTAAAGTTATTGCCGCAACCATCGACAACAAGCTTACCCTTGATTACCCCTCAGGCAAGCTCGAGATTATAGTTATTTCTGATGAATCAACTGACGGTACCGACGAGATAGTCCATAGCTACGCCGATCAAGGTGTCCGGCTGATTCGCCAAGAACCGCGTGCTGGTAAAACCTCTGCCCTTAATCTGGCTGTGCCGCAGGCAACCGGTGAAATCATTGTTTTTTCCGATGCTAACTCCCTCTACGATGGGCAGGCTCTCAAAAAACTGGTCTCCAATTTCGGTGATAAAAGCGTTGGTTACGTCAGCGGAAAGATGATCTATACCGATGTCGACGGCACCACCAACGGCGACGGCTGCTCCGCCTACATGAAATACGAAAACGTCCTGCGCGCTGCCGAATCGGACCTCGGTTCCATCGTTGGAGTTGACGGTGGTATCGATGCGATGCGTAAAAAGCTATATCGTTCCATGAATGCCGATCAGCTTCCCGACTTTGTTCAGCCCCTCATGGTCGTGGAGCAGGGCTATCGGGTGGTTTATGAACCAAAAGCTATATTAAAAGAGTCATCCTTGGATAATGCGGCTGATGAATACCGGATGCGGGTCAGGGTATCATTGCGCGCCATGTGGGCGCTCTATGATATGAGACACCTATTATCCTTCCGAAATAAATCACTTTTTTCATGGCAACTCTGGTCGCACAAGGTTCTGCGTTATTTGTGTTTTATTCCCTTGCTGTCTGTTTTTTTGAGTAATTTATTTTTACTTGGTACCAACATGTTTTTTACTCTATTCCTTGGTCTTCAAGTTTGTGCTTATACTGTAGCTTTTTCCCCTTCGTTATTTGAAGGTAGAGGTGTTTTTTCTAAAATCGTTACGTTTATACGTTATTTTGTTTTATTAAATGTAGCGACTGCCCATGCTTTTCTTAAGTTCATGTTAAGGCAAAAGCAGGTCATATGGACTCCAAGAAAGGGCTGA
- a CDS encoding phosphotransferase, which yields MTSVFERSELDKILNNYLFYSGSVDSFQKIPQGLYNNNYRIKIGKLSWVIKFYPSSANNSRTKLSHQLQSTLYDNGFPLAKLETTKDQSFFVEKDDSFYTVHQWVEGKHLSPLTDSNLITNAAVTQIACSLAKMHRIVSSTSFVPPDEINAIHWERLFSKSIEQCSSLMHRRSWHFSRFNSLKLKWRKSNFDGWIIDRLPFFLEIAKKLNDEIFHEDVFVNGNEIPIHNDINWENIIFDSTGDLLAYIDFDNSIYADRLYEVGAAAIVISGSDELKLKVFIEAYNDAFGEVCSDRVIYAAMVIKCLNSILFSINSYLKGKIKNYQMLESWCLYLEKSLESILTCHRTVRKQ from the coding sequence ATGACTTCTGTATTTGAGCGGAGTGAATTGGATAAGATTTTAAACAACTACTTATTTTATTCAGGATCGGTAGATTCCTTTCAAAAAATACCGCAGGGACTTTACAACAATAATTATCGTATCAAAATTGGAAAGCTCTCTTGGGTTATTAAATTTTACCCCTCCTCAGCCAATAATTCACGCACCAAGTTGTCACATCAGCTTCAATCAACTCTTTATGACAATGGTTTTCCTCTAGCGAAGCTTGAAACAACAAAGGATCAATCTTTTTTTGTTGAAAAGGATGACTCATTTTACACAGTTCATCAATGGGTAGAGGGGAAACATCTATCCCCTCTGACAGACAGCAACTTGATAACGAATGCAGCAGTTACTCAAATTGCCTGCTCTTTGGCAAAGATGCACCGCATTGTGTCGTCTACTTCCTTTGTCCCACCTGACGAGATAAATGCCATCCATTGGGAGAGACTTTTCAGTAAATCTATCGAGCAATGCAGTTCTTTAATGCATAGGCGTAGCTGGCATTTTTCACGGTTTAATAGTCTAAAACTCAAATGGCGGAAAAGTAATTTTGATGGTTGGATTATTGATCGCCTCCCTTTTTTTCTCGAAATTGCAAAAAAGCTCAATGATGAAATTTTTCATGAAGACGTTTTTGTGAATGGAAACGAAATTCCCATTCATAACGACATTAATTGGGAGAATATTATTTTTGATAGTACTGGGGATTTACTTGCTTATATCGATTTTGATAATTCTATTTATGCTGATAGATTATATGAGGTTGGTGCTGCAGCTATTGTTATTTCGGGCTCTGATGAGCTTAAATTAAAAGTATTTATTGAGGCTTATAATGATGCTTTTGGAGAGGTGTGTTCAGATAGAGTTATATATGCGGCCATGGTAATTAAATGTTTGAATTCAATACTATTTTCAATTAATTCATATCTGAAGGGTAAGATAAAAAATTATCAAATGTTGGAATCTTGGTGTTTATATTTAGAGAAGTCGCTCGAATCAATATTAACTTGTCATCGTACGGTACGGAAGCAGTAA
- the xrtA gene encoding exosortase A: protein MTGDSFDLKKNRTTLSLLGFLVLAFIIVFYPTWQSLFQVWSSSDDYSHGFLIVPLCLYLLWQKREDLKHAAIKPSWVAFPLVLLSLFLYVVAQYAEILTLAPLAMILFLGSSTVFLFGVQVFKVCMFPLFLLLFMVPVPTQIYAALTIPLQLFVTKMTVYISSLIGIPILREGNVISLPEHTLQVVQACSGLRSIMSLLTLGVVIGYFGLKSNLLRTVLFVSAVPIAILVNIVRVLLMVIAFYYFNFDLAEGTIHTAFGAGIFGLSIVLFLLFREVLVLCEK, encoded by the coding sequence ATGACAGGGGATTCATTTGATTTGAAGAAAAATCGAACCACATTGTCCCTTCTGGGATTTTTGGTTCTGGCTTTCATCATTGTTTTTTATCCGACATGGCAAAGTTTGTTCCAAGTGTGGTCCTCTTCTGACGATTATTCTCATGGTTTTCTGATTGTGCCTCTTTGTTTGTATCTCCTCTGGCAAAAACGTGAAGATCTGAAACATGCAGCGATAAAACCATCATGGGTTGCTTTTCCTTTGGTTCTGCTGTCTTTGTTTCTTTACGTTGTTGCTCAGTATGCAGAAATACTCACCTTGGCTCCACTTGCAATGATTTTGTTTCTGGGCTCAAGCACAGTGTTTCTTTTTGGTGTTCAAGTTTTTAAAGTTTGTATGTTCCCGCTCTTTCTTTTGTTGTTCATGGTTCCTGTGCCAACTCAGATATACGCAGCCCTGACTATTCCCCTGCAACTGTTTGTGACGAAAATGACGGTTTATATTTCATCACTGATTGGCATACCTATTCTGCGTGAGGGTAATGTCATTTCTTTGCCGGAACATACTCTGCAGGTCGTTCAGGCCTGCAGCGGGCTGCGCTCTATCATGTCGCTACTGACACTGGGTGTTGTCATAGGTTATTTTGGACTTAAGTCGAATCTGCTTAGAACCGTTTTATTTGTCTCCGCCGTTCCTATCGCCATTCTGGTTAATATTGTCCGTGTACTGCTAATGGTGATTGCTTTTTATTACTTCAATTTTGACCTGGCTGAGGGGACGATCCACACAGCTTTTGGCGCCGGTATTTTCGGACTTTCCATAGTGCTGTTTCTGCTTTTTAGAGAGGTCCTGGTGCTATGCGAAAAGTAA